From one Culex quinquefasciatus strain JHB chromosome 3, VPISU_Cqui_1.0_pri_paternal, whole genome shotgun sequence genomic stretch:
- the LOC6053009 gene encoding nucleolar complex protein 4 homolog: MSSSPVPAAGANSQAANKHLTKQLKTRAVQFLDAPRNGALLEEIVASFKDSCARMASIHPSLLALELVFTELLRRNEMRIEVQPLKPVAESSELAHKQWLQNQYKEVFSAIVEGGCGHERPTESALALATAMKLIAAECQSPLELTAGFPLAKLKLLLQALLPSDRPNANLINRFQEYTVHQDVVYFCWKVMPSLAPKEFAPNSQFVQNFLTLFSAVCFSKEFLEETPCFLCIELQQLDYAYIRKHINKTWSCIMNWTHDEVSHRQLLVLLLEKVLIHLDKPVLLTDFLMDSLDVGGAISLLALQGIFVLIQQHNLTYPNIYEKLYSMFEPEIFHAKFKARLFYLADIFLSSSHLPEGLVAAFVKRLARLALIAPPQDIVIILRFIGNLIMRHPALKRLIFHPNGGEVSQDPFIMDERDPSKSNALDSSLWEVATLQSHVLPSVATAARFISNPFPSVEWDLASVLEINENDIFDKEISKKSKEFALNLERPASMFLYCGGEKSSQYWKLF, from the exons ATGTCGTCTTCTCCTGTGCCAGCTGCCGGTGCCAATTCGCAGGCAGCCAACAAACACCTCACGAAGCAGCTGAAGACGCGGGCGGTCCAGTTTCTCGATGCACCGCGGAACGGAGCGCTGCTGGAGGAAATTGTGGCCAGTTTTAAG GATTCCTGCGCCCGGATGGCCTCTATCCATCCGAGTTTGCTGGCGTTGGAACTGGTCTTTACGGAGTTGCTGCGACGGAACGAAATGCGAATCGAGGTGCAGCCGCTGAAGCCTGTTG cggaATCTTCCGAGCTGGCCCACAAACAGTGGCTTCAGAACCAGTACAAAGAAGTGTTTAGTGCCATTGTGGAGGGCGGATGTGGCCACGAGCGGCCAACCGAGAGTGCGCTGGCTTTGGCCACTGCCATGAAGCTGATCGCGGCGGAATGTCAGAGCCCGCTGGAGCTCACAGCTGGATTTCCGCTGGCCAAGCTGAAACTGCTGCTCCAGGCGTTGCTTCCGTCGGATCGGCCCAACGCGAACCTGATAAACCGCTTCCAGGAGTACACCGTGCACCAGGATGTGGTCTACTTCTGCTGGAAGGTGATGCCGTCGCTAGCTCCGAAGGAATTCGCTCCCAACTCGCAGTTTGTCCAGAACTTCCTGACCCTGTTCAGTGCGGTTTGCTTCAGCAAGGAATTCCTCGAGGAAACGCCCTGCTTTTTGTGCATCGAGCTGCAGCAGCTGGACTACGCGTACATTCGCAAACACATCAACAAAACCTGGTCCTGCATCATGAACTGGACGCACGACGAAGTGTCGCACCGACAGCTGCTGGTTCTGCTGCTGGAAAAGGTCCTCATCCACCTGGACAAGCCGGTCCTCCTGACAGATTTTCTCATGGACTCGCTGGACGTTGGCGGTGCCATCAGTTTGCTTGCCCTTCAGGGCATCTTCGTGCTCATCCAGCAGCACAATCTGACCTACCCGAACATCTACGAAAAGCTGTACTCCATGTTCGAGCCCGAGATCTTCCACGCCAAGTTCAAGGCACGCCTGTTCTATCTGGCGGACATCTTTCTCAGCTCCAGTCACCTGCCGGAGGGTCTGGTGGCGGCCTTCGTCAAGCGGTTGGCGCGGCTGGCCCTGATTGCACCCCCGCAGGACATTGTGATCATTCTGCGCTTCATCGGGAACCTGATCATGCGACATCCGGCGCTGAAGCGGCTCATCTTTCATCCCAATGGAGGGGAAG TTTCCCAGGACCCGTTCATCATGGACGAGCGCGACCCGAGCAAGTCGAACGCGCTGGACAGCTCGCTGTGGGAGGTGGCGACGCTGCAGTCGCACGTGCTGCCCTCGGTCGCCACCGCCGCCCGCTTCATCTCGAACCCCTTCCCCAGCGTCGAGTGGGATCTGGCGTCGGTGCTGGAGATTAACGAGAATGAT ATCTTCGACAAGGAAATCTCCAAGAAATCCAAAGAATTTGCCTTAAACCTGGAAAGACCTGCGTCGATGTTTTTGTACTGCGGCGGCGAAAAGAGCTCCCAGTACTGGAAgctgttttaa
- the LOC119765014 gene encoding uncharacterized protein LOC119765014, giving the protein MSRKKFSRWCLYFHHYCLLFLGQYPFCYDRARRRFRTSYPLLVVTISLKLVTVILGPFASLRYLESVRSMPVSILPVALNFISDEIYWYREVALLVLFLTNSSGFRDTLNNSIALEQQLTKHFDVPRGTNRLYEALVVLKLAVASSCVVSFCSASVGGVLENAYTILSITLFLKGFFFADQFVICLEMICANLELLSSSLRQLTTELAHVFAGYDELRCCENLNRVAIAHSKIYRQFNSISQLFAAPMLLWLLLLYNGVILVVFLELTYAYLMLNDLGEVVPNKLIVVTMFVLFCADIWLLVRISTCIREKV; this is encoded by the exons ATGTCCCGGAAGAAGTTCTCCCGGTGGTGTCTCTACTTTCACCACTACTGTCTGCTATTCCTGGGCCAGTACCCGTTCTGTTACGATCGAGCCCGGCGTCGGTTCCGCACCAGCTATCCTCTGCTGGTGGTTACAATCTCGCTTAAACTGGTGACGGTGATTCTTGGGCCGTTTGCTTCGTTACGGTATCTAGAGAGCGTTCGCTCGATGCCTGTTTCGATTCTTCCGGTGGCGTTGAACTTCATATCGGACGAAATTTACTGGTACCGGGAGGTGGCTCTGCTGGTGCTGTTTCTCACCAATTCGTCGGGATTCCGTGATACCTTGAACAACAGCATCGCTCTGGAACAACAACTGACGAAACACTTTGATGTTCCACGTGGCACTAACCGGTTGTACGAAGCTTTGGTGGTTCTGAAACTTGCCGTTGCTTCCAGCTGTGTTGTGTCCTTTTGCTCAGCATCAGTCGGTGGAGTTCTGGAAAATGCATACACCATATTGAGCATTACCCTCTTTTTGAAAGGATTTTTCTTCGCGGATCAGTTCGTCATATGTTTGGAAATGATTTGCGCCAACTTGGAGCTGCTGTCGAGCAGTTTGAGACAGCTCACGACGGAACTCGCACACGTGTTTGCCGGATATGACGAGTTGCGGTGCTGCGAGAACCTGAACCGAGTGGCGATTGCACACTCCAAGATCTACCGGCAGTTCAACAGCATCTCGCAGCTCTTTGCGGCGCCAATGTTGTTGTGGTTGCTGTTGCTCTATAATGGAGTTATCCTTGTG GTATTCCTGGAGCTTACCTATGCGTACTTGATGCTGAACGATCTCGGGGAAGTAGTTCCCAACAAGCTGATCGTGGTCACAATGTTTGTCCTGTTTTGCGCTGATATTTGGCTTTTAGTCCGCATCAGCACCTGTATCAGAGAAAAAGTATGA
- the LOC6053007 gene encoding odorant receptor 10a: protein MARTSKVVPFGESQYGPLQLQRKTFRIIGYYPGDSGFLHWAMVGVFVFHYWFQIQLSYWEIRYGWIKMREGDVLAALEGICPTPSRIDAILKCLILIGERKKLKVLLDKLVELHDQGKAGEKSIYQWANYWGHQFTKFELTFFIMTCIFFCLLPMATMIYHAVVAPDEPRIYLLPALVALPYNYAYSPVFEFTFLLLAFITFTPCFMLAGGDGLFIGVCLLVTSQFRIVQQQLESLGREEPPGTAVNPANPTPAENGQILAQLKLIAQRHNQAIEISREMSSLFMPNVFAVYTIAAVKIGLACLILMQSEGFKKLIYMFGSLGILTEIYVYSYGGTLLLEESERIRRSAYDFPWYRYDKDVRRLIQMMMIRARKPSGLEVPFFEASVATFGMIIRTAGSWVTLMQTFL from the exons AGTCCCAGTACGGGCCGCTGCAGTTGCAACGCAAGACGTTCCGTATCATCGGGTACTATCCGGGCGATTCCGGCTTCCTGCATTGGGCCATGGTGGGTGTGTTTGTGTTTCACTACTGGTTCCAGATCCAGCTGAGCTACTGGGAGATTCGCTACGGGTGGATTAAGATGCGCGAGGGTGACGTGCTGGCGGCCCTGGAAGGAATCTGTCCCACGCCGAGCCGGATCGACGCGATTCTCAAGTGTTTGATTCTGATCGGGGAGCGGAAGAAGCTGAAGGTGCTGCTGGACAAGCTGGTGGAGCTGCATGATC AAGGAAAAGCCGGCGAGAAATCCATCTACCAATGGGCCAACTATTGGGGTCACCAGTTCACCAAATTCGAGCTAACGTTCTTCATAATGACCTGTATATTCTTCTGTCTCCTTCCGATGGCGACAATGATCTATCATGCAGTAGTAGCACCGGATGAACCAAGAATCTATCTTCTACCGGCGCTAGTGGC CTTACCGTACAATTACGCGTACTCTCCGGTATTTGAGTTCACCTTCCTACTGCTGGCCTTCATCACGTTCACCCCCTGCTTCATGCTGGCCGGAGGTGACGGTCTGTTCATCGGTGTGTGCCTCCTTGTCACCAGCCAATTTCGCATCGTCCAACAGCAGCTCGAGTCCCTGGGCCGCGAAGAACCCCCCGGGACCGCCGTCAACCCAGCGAACCCAACCCCCGCCGAAAACGGCCAGATCCTGGCCCAGTTGAAGCTAATCGCCCAACGACACAACCAGGCTAtcgaaatttcccgggaaatgtcCTCGCTGTTCATGCCGAACGTGTTTGCGGTTTACACCATCGCCGCCGTCAAGATCGGACTGGCCTGTCTCATTCTGATGCAG TCCGAGGGCTTCAAGAAGCTTATCTACATGTTCGGGTCGCTCGGCATTCTCACGGAGATCTATGTCTACTCGTACGGGGGGACGCTGCTGCTGGAAGAG AGCGAACGGATTCGCCGTAGCGCCTACGACTTTCCATGGTATCGCTACGATAAGGACGTCCGCCGGCTAATCCAGATGATGATGATACGAGCTCGGAAGCCTTCCGGCCTCGAGGTGCCCTTTTTCGAAGCATCGGTGGCCACTTTCGGGATG atcATCCGTACGGCCGGATCCTGGGTAACCTTGATGCAGACATTCTTGTAA